The Salvia miltiorrhiza cultivar Shanhuang (shh) chromosome 2, IMPLAD_Smil_shh, whole genome shotgun sequence DNA window aaattcaaatgacGCTCACTCACCCTTCtccatctctctcactctctctctctacaatgACGATGTCACTCTCTCTCTAGCCGGATCGCCATACTCTTTCTTCCCCAGTCAAACCTTCCTTCACATCTCACCAAAATTTACCAGTTCATTACTCTACCAATTTCTTCATTCCCTATCAAAAGGAAGACGAAAGTAGCAATACCCAATTTTATCCTAATTTTTATAATCTTAAGCTTCAGAAAAGGAACCCAGAATTTTAACTGTCAGTAATCTGAAATTCCACACTCCACTTCTTCCTTTGTGTTtcgactttttaattttttttttcttttctgatccCTGCAATTCAAagcaataataaattttttgcctTAGCTTCCATTGCAATAAAGGGCGGTCCCACCAGCAAATTTAAACCGTCTGCCTCTCACTATCTCCTCTCTCTTAATCTCTAATACATCCGCTCTTCATTCAAATGGCTTCCAAGAACCAGAATAAGGCTCCTTCCAGCCCTTCACAAGTGAGTTTCTCTTCGACTAATGTTAATCTCTTTTGAAAATTGGTAGGAttcttttccccttttttgttTTAGTTGCTTAATTTCTCGGATTTCTACATTTACACACATTTTGCTTCTAGATAAATTCCGGAGCTCTATGTTCTCTAAATTTCAGGGAGGATTTTTATGGGATTATTTTGTTCTGTTCTCGttgttgtgtttttttttttttttttttttttccgttgTAAGTTTTTCTCTAGTCACAAATTAACGATATTTCCGTTTAGTGTTATTAATATTGGGTGCTGCTGGTTTATACAGAGCAAGTGTACCGGTATCGATGAGGTTTCCATAGATAAGAGGAGAAAGATTGCAAGCACAAAAATGCCACCTAACACTGGACCACGAACGCAAACTCgtcaagcattttcaattgtaAATGGGGGCCAAGATCTACCCCCACTCAGTGGGCCGCCAAGCAATTCTGGTTCTGATTGTGGTGCAATTGAGTTCAGCAAAGATGATGTCGATGCATTACTCAACGAGAAGTTGAAGAAAAACTTAAACTACAGGGTATGTTGTAGTGGAGATTTCAGTTAATGAGCATATGTTTTGGGTTGAGGGCTTTGGTAGTTTGTCCTATTATAGGAAAGTTTCATGCTTGGATTATGATGTGATTCTTTTGTGTTGCAGGAGAAGAATGACAAAATGGTTGATCTCATTAAAAGGCTTAAGCAATGTATCAAATCGTTTCAACAGCGTGAAGCAAACTATGTGGAAGAGCAGGAAACATCTAAAAAACTATTGGAATTGACAGAAAAGAAGTGCAGTGATTCGGGTATACTGGTTCTTTGTCTCATCAACAGTGTTCTGTTTTACCTGGGAATTTATTAGGGAAGTTCCAGAATTTAACATTCTTGTGGCTCTTTCCAGAGTTGATGATGAAGGCCAAGGAAGATGAATTGAATTCTATTATTATGGAATTGAGGAAAAATTTGGAGGCATTGCAATCAAAGTTTGCAAAGGAGGAAGTAGATAGATTGGTACGAGGCTTCACATGCATTAACAGTTGTATCGTTTTTGTGTTTTGGATTGTCATAAACTATATTGTTAAATGAATCTTCTAGGAAGCATTGGATTCTTTGGCTAGAGAAAGAGACTTGAGAGTAGCTGCAGAGAAATTACAAGCTTCTCTTTCTGAAGATCTCAGACGAAGTCAACTAGATAATGATAGTGCCAACCACAAGGTAAGTAGTGAATGCTTgtaaatttgaagtatgattTCGAATTGATTTCATCTGAGTGCAACACTGAGAATTGTCATCACGGATACTGCCTTTCTGCAGATTCAATCACTTAATGATACATACAGGCGGTTACAAGAGTTTAACACGAGTTTGCATCAGTGGAACACTAGGCTTCAATCAGATCTTGAAACGACAAACACAACACTCAAGCGTGTTCAGGAAGAAAAGGCAGCCGTTGTGGAAAACCTAAGCACTCTGAGGGGCCACTATACTTCTCTGCAAGAGCAGCTTATTTTGTCACGAGTAAGATTTTTTTGGGTGTTCCTTGTTTCGTAATATCTGTTCTTTTCATCCGGCATGAAATGATAAGTAATTCCTCATGTTCCAAATATAAGTTAAAGAATAGGATCTCATGTGCTTTAAGTATAGGCTCAATGGCGATTAGATCTATTTATTAGGATAGTCGAGCATTGGTCTGAAGCATTGCATTTCATAATAGCAGGTAGTTTGGCTTTTGGTGTTCACCAAATTATGTCACTTTCACAACAATGTGGGGGTGGGTTTCTTTGGATATATGACAGCCACCTCTATCATGTTGAACTGCAGATATATGATTAACATATGTAGATTGGTATGTCACGTTAGGTTATTTTTGTTGCGCTTTATTGCTTAAGTATCCATTATTTTAATAATCCTACAAAGAATTTACAGCTCGTTAATAATATTTATAGCTTTCTATGCTAATTTCCGCATGCTAATTTACGTCTTCGAGCTACTTTCATTGTCAAATTTAGATTGTTGCCTTTAATCTCACCGGAAAATGCCAAATGCACTGATAGGCATGTAGATGAACTGTTACTGAGATTAAATATAGTGAAAGCACTTATAAAACACATTCAACTTCATTGAATTTATGGTTATCACTTGCTCGATTGGTTTATTTTTGGACTGTTTCCAAAAAGTTTGTTGTCAATCACTTTATGCCAAGACTTATTATTCTATGTTCATGCACATGCATTTCTTTGTTCATAACCTCATGCAAGTTAATCGAATATTGATTAACACTATTTGAAAATGGCTCATTTCATACTTGATCTTCAAAGGCATCCCAAGATGAGGCAATCAAGAAGAAAGAATCACTAGGCAGTGAGGTTTCAAGCTTGAGAGGTGATCTGCAACAAGTGAGGGAGGACCGTGATAGACAATTGTCACAAGTTCAAGGTTTACAATCTGAAGTTTCAAAATACAAGGAATGTACTGGAAAGTACAAAGCAGATTTGGAGACTCTGAGCAGTAAAACGATGGAACTGGAGGTTTACTTTTTTCAATTGTATGTTTGCTGGTGAAGGATTGAAATGTTTTATttaatagatatatatattttttttgcagTCAACATGCTCGGCTCAAAGTGAGCAAATAAGACAATTAAATGAAGAGCTCGGTGCTGCACAAAGGAAATTGCAGGTTGTTGATTTAGCCTAGCTTTGTAATTTAAGACACTTTTAATGTAATCATAATGCAATTTATTTAACAAAACTACCTTTGTATTTGTTCTATTTTgccattttcttttttcctttttagctTTCCGATCTATCAGCCATGGAAACAAGATCCGAATTTGAGGAGAACAAGTCATTGATTCTTGAGTTGAAAAGTCGTCTAGCTGATGCAGACATAAAGATTGTAGAGGGGgaaaaaattcgaaaaaaaatgcataacaCTATTCTGGTAACTAGTTACatgataattatttgattttatataaCTACACTTTCCTATTGTTGAAAAATTTAAGATTTTTTCCTATTCGAACTTTTTAGTCTAATTGCAATCCTTGTTAATAATACAGGAGTTGAAGGGTAACATACGTGTATTCTGTAGAGTGAGACCCCTGCTTTCTGATGATGGGGTAGATGATGCAAAAGTTGTTTCATTCCCAACATCAATGGAAGCACAGGGTCGAGGCATTGATTTGAGCCAAAATGGTAAGTCAATTTTCCTAAGTCTTGGTAATATATATTCTTACTATTAATAGTTCTCATGTCAGTAATCTCCTGACAATTTACTACATTTTTGTTTTACTGCAAGGACAAAAGCACTCTTTCACTTTTGACAAAGTGTTCGTGCCTGATAACTCGCAAGAAGATGTTTTCTTGGAGATATCACAGCTTGTTCAAAGTGCACTCGATGGATACAAGGTTGTATATTTGTGCTGAACTCAAGAATCATTTGCACTTAAATTTAAAGATAGATAAAATTTTTACTAACGGCTGATCACTGATGAACTGATAAGAAAACTCTACCAACTTATTAGTAAGGGTGAGCAGTCACTTATTTACTTgccaaaatttcaaagtttttaTGAGGACTTATGAATAGAAACTATACTTATGATACGGAACTTCGTTTGCCTAGATGCATTAGTGCTCATTGACAAagtataataatttaattgcattTCATATCAGGTCTGCATATTTGCATATGGGCAAACAGGCTCTGGTAAGACATATACGATGATGGGTAAGCCAGGACTACTAGATCAGAAAGGTTTAATTCCACGATCACTAGAGCAAGTATTTCAGACAAAACAAATGCTTGAAGCCCAAGGATGGAAGTATGAGATGCAGGTGCGGGACGCAATTGTGGTCTTTCATTTATGCCTTTTCAAAGAATATACATGTTATATATTTTGGCTaaaaattatttgcatgttCAGGTGTCAATGCTTGAAATATACAATGAAGCAATACGTGACCTGTTATCAACAAACAAATCAACCTTTGATGCATCACGAGTAGAAACTGCTGGGAAGCAATATGCTATCAAGCACGACGCAAATGGCAACACCTCTGTCTCTGATCTTACAATTTTTGATGTCTGCAGTAGCAGAGAAGTTTCCTATCTCCTAGAACGAGCTGCACAGAGCAGGTACAAAAACAAATGCGTGTTTACTTTCACCCTcttttctccttttcttttgaCAGAGTATATAAAGCATTTACTTTAAAGTTATATGATTGCTTTTGGTTGCTAGGTATTCAACCGAGATACTATTGATCTTTCTTACATTATCCAAATTTATCTCTTTAGGTCTGTTGGCAAGACCCAAATGAACGAACAATCTTCAAGGAGCCATTTTGTCTTTACCCTAAGAATAGTCGGTGTTAATGAGGTATTACTATTTGCTCAAAGTATGCTGTTTGTTCCTCTATTGCAACTCTGTTTCATTGTTTGGAACTTGCTGATACACATTAATGTATGGTATAGAGCACTGATCAGCAAGTCCAAGGTGTGCTGAATCTAATTGACCTTGCTGGTAGTGAGCGTCTTTCCAAGAGTGGTTCGACTGGGGATCGGCTTAAAGAAACCCAGGTATCAAAAGCATAGTTGCCTTCAATTGTTCTTGCAAAATTTCTTGCACTGTCTGATTAAGTACCTTGTTATCAACATGATCAGGCCATCAATAAAAGTTTATCGGCACTTAGTGATGTCATTTTTGCCTTGGCAAAGAAAGAGGAGCACGTGCCGTTTAGGAACTCCAAGCTCACTTATCTTCTCCAGGTAATTCTGCATGACAACATTATCTTTTGAAAAGCCCATGAGTTTTAAGCATTTTGACAATTTTATTAACGCAATTTATGTCATGAGACTATGTTTGAATGTTTTATGTTGTTCATATATACAGCCTTGCTTAGGCGGAGATTCAAAGACTTTGATGTTTGTGAATGTTTCACCCGATCCTGCATCCGTGGGCGAATCACTTTGTTCACTACGGTTTGCTGCTAGGGTGAATGCTTGTGAGATTGGCATCCCAAGACGTCAAACCAATCTAAGATCTTCAGATTCACGATTGAGCATTGGTTGATTTTTGTTTATGGGATCACACTATTTTAGATTAGGAAAGTTTGTTTACCATATGTTGTGGGCATTTGTTTTAAGTTGATAACAAATGGCAGAAATCTAACTGCATTTGCATAGAGTTTGTACAGTTGAAGAGATATTAAGCTGATACACGGGGCTTCAGCTTCAGCCCTTGTATTATTCTTTTGTGTTTATCAAGAATATTAGTTTGTGCTCTTCACAAATGTTTGCTTTGCTCTTTTGTGCAATGTGAATATACCTTCTTTTGTGACAATATGTAGCTAAGTTTATATTTCGTTAAATTATGTCATTTGTGAAATATACCAAAACAGTAGTGTGGATATTAGTTGTTCCTTTGGGAATGGCGAATCAAGAAAGGGATAAAGTATTCCTCAATAATGCAGTTTTTAATTACCATTAAGAATAATTGATCTAATTCCATATCTGAGATCACGGAAGGGGATATGATATAAAAGAAGAGGGATTTCATTTATGTTAATAGTTATGATGCATATATCGCATTCTTAAATATTTCAGATTGAACTAATGTTATGATGTAATCACAGTAAAAGCTGGTTATTTGAATTAGTGTATAATATAGGAATATGTACTACTTCTAGAACATGATAATGACGGAGCAATCGAAAGTTGAATTTCAACAAATATAAAAGTGGCACAAAATTTTGGAGAAGCTGAGGTAAACATGCATCTTGAAAAACAGCGAGAGATTCCACAAAAGTGAAGGTTAATATGCTCTTTTGCATACTTAAATTAGATTGTGACTAGAAAAGCACACACATCATTTTTGACAAGGACGGTCATTTTATTGAGTGAAATAGTAATAATTTGTCTTGTAAGATTTCCATGCACATATATAAACAAATCAAAAAGGGAACAATAATAATGAAAGATGGCATCAGCCACATTCTTAAAAAAGGCATTATAAAGGCAGAAAATGAGGAGCAATTAGGCTTTAGATAGTGGGAGATAACAAATACTACTACTATAATTAGTAGAGATTCTGACTAAGCATTTACAAGTGGACCAATTTATTGTTTAGTTTCTCTTTGGTGCCACTGTTGGTAGTGCACAATGTGGCGCCATTTTCTTTGAAAACcgtttctcttttcttttctttatttctttaatAAATCAACTTCGATTATCGAACATTAATCTACATCACTTCTGCTTATATCATAATACAAAATTTCACATTCGGTTGATGAATGATATGTTATGGCAGAAAACAACCTCCcttcgattttttttcttcttgaaaaTATTAGTAGACTTTTAAACTACTCCCATAGtcatttatattctattttggaatgtcccaaaaagataatCCACTTTTTAATCAatagtatataaaaatattattttactaaattaaccttatttaatgtttcatttaaatgtgaaaatgatgtgtAAACGTAATATATaaggtataaaaaataaaaatacaatttatgaattgattaataaagaagattaaatatattttcttaatatgtgtgaaaatgaaagagaactAAATTGGTGGTACAGAAGgaatgagtattttttattgCAGTTTAGTGCCCCTTGAAATTCTTGGATTTTTAGCAGTATATTTTTGCATCTGCTACTAATTTCGAGTGTTCTTATCACGCTATAGCTGCAGATTTGTTGATTTATCATTGGAAGTTCTTGAATACTACTTTACTTCAAATTTTATACATGAAACACgtcttaaattaattagatgACTAAAGATATATATAACTTAATTAGTTTtagaacaaaaaatataagGAGGCAAAGACTATAAGATCGACACGCCCCAAGAAAGAATAATGTGATATCATGTTTTGATGCATACGAATGCAAAGAATATCCATACGTACTTCTTGCCTTGCTCTACTTAATAAGTAATTTCTATCCACTTAATTATCATTAGTGAACTCTCAGCAAACCAACAAACTCAACTATCGCTACACAtctaagatttaaaaaaaacaccaaaagattaaaatatttgtaaTCATGGACACATTAGATTTTTTAGATCTAGCTCGTCACTCTTGTTTGATTGTAACTTTCAAGTGGCTTAAGTAGGAAACTTATTTGAAGGATAATACATATAACAACTATAGTGCCAAGACCCTACATTTGCAgacataaattcaaaatacaaataatTGATGACATATTTGTAATTCATTTAAAAAGTTGAATATTGAAAGCATTGATTGCTATATCGAAGAGTATTCATTTGTCCTATGATTTatgctatatatataattgaaattttatagtaaatattaatatttcttCTGTCCGTGATggaatttacttttttttaaacgtccacaaaaaaatttcatATTCTACTTTTGCAGTGTACCCCACCACTTAATTATAATATCTTATTTAcccttattttcactttttaacCACTATCAATAATAATTACAACATATTTTCACCACTTCTAATATGTACACTCAACAACCTTGTCTTAATTATAACCCGTGTcattcatatgaaattttattgtGGAGGAAGTATTGGTTTCAAATTTAGACCCGATTTCGGGTATGAAAATCATTTGACATAAAATTCCGGCATTACATAATATACCTTCAAAATTTGGAGTTTTGTTATACTTTTTGAAGAAATGAAGAGTCATTAATGATTTGTGAAATTGGAGTGGGTCTTGAATTCTATAAATCATCACACGTTGAAGGTGTGTACCACAAATAGGGCGTTTCCCTAATGATTTGTGTACCGCTCATTTTCAATCTTGTGATGGAATTTTGATTATTATCCACCAATGGGAACTCGACACCTCAGCCTCCCACCAACATCAATATCCTCGTAGGTTTTGAGCTCAATATTCTTCAAATAACATCTCAAAATTGGGTGGAAAAAACACCACCTTTTAGACCATATATGCTATTCTGATTTTTAGCTTTTTGaagataattaatatattttttattctctatgctcttttctttttaaaaaagcTGATTTTTTTGTGTGAGTTGGTTTACTGGAGGTGGCGTTGTTTCGTGGAAGTTGGGTGCTTCACTCATTTCTCAACTAAAATATTCTAACATCATTTTTTGCATGTCGATTGATGACATGACTTGTGAGTTACCAAAAGTTAAGTCTATATATGTTGCCGTTCTTGAATTCTCATTTAAACTTTagatttatactccctccgtccatgaaagaactttctatcttttctttttgagacgtccacaaaagaacttcctacttatttttggactataccccaccacttataatcctctaacttttcacttttcacaactcccaatattaattataacacattttcaccactcacaatacactcaattaccttttatccactctcaatacactcaacaatatttttttttaaacccgtgccactccctcctagaaagttcttttATGGACGGAGAGAATATATGTTTTCTTACTAATATATTGCATTTTACGGCTTATTCACTTCTCTTTTTATCTACCAAAATCGATAGTCATCGAAACATTTAATCATCAATGGGTGCCTGATTAGGAAAAGAGAGATGACAAAATATTTTGCTTTGAACACGAATTACGATATGCATATACATGGTACTTGTACCTATAAAAGGatataaatttgataaattttgataaattagTAAACCTTAGATTGAATTACTTTCACAATAAGTGGGCGATGATTCAAGTAATATACAATTTATTTAGAGAGGTTCAAGTAATAAATAATTGGAAAGCTATGTATATGACTTTCCAACAAAAGCATGGCTATGATAACATGTTCATGTGATTTAACTGTTGTAAGCCAGCTTTAAAAAACAACTTGTTTATTTGGAGATGAATTATAATCCTGAGTTTTATATACTTCCTCACTCCGTCCACTAAAAATAGTTCTAAACggtataaattttaataaaaataattattgtattgtgagtggagaaataatctcacttaaaaaaaatatatttataatgataattaattgtagtgTATGTAGAAAATATGACTCATCATAGATAaattttaaagataaaaataaaataaaataaataaacatcccaaaataacaaaaatcgactattttttatgaacgaaAGGAGTATATCATTGCAAAGTCACATTAGACCCATCAAAGAGACGAATCTCAAAAGCAATGTTTCTAGAAAGTTGTACGTAGTGATCATTTTAATAAAGTTTGTACGTATATAGTAATACTTCGAGTGCATTATCTTAATTTCATAAGATTTTTAAGCACTAGATGGCTATAACGACTTACATTTATATTTACTAGACTTTggactataaataaataaaagggaCCAATAATAAAATTACCCAATTATACAATAATATGTTggaaaaatactactccctctgtctcaatCCAATAATCTCATTTCTTtt harbors:
- the LOC131007775 gene encoding kinesin-like protein KIN-14N isoform X1; amino-acid sequence: MASKNQNKAPSSPSQSKCTGIDEVSIDKRRKIASTKMPPNTGPRTQTRQAFSIVNGGQDLPPLSGPPSNSGSDCGAIEFSKDDVDALLNEKLKKNLNYREKNDKMVDLIKRLKQCIKSFQQREANYVEEQETSKKLLELTEKKCSDSELMMKAKEDELNSIIMELRKNLEALQSKFAKEEVDRLEALDSLARERDLRVAAEKLQASLSEDLRRSQLDNDSANHKIQSLNDTYRRLQEFNTSLHQWNTRLQSDLETTNTTLKRVQEEKAAVVENLSTLRGHYTSLQEQLILSRASQDEAIKKKESLGSEVSSLRGDLQQVREDRDRQLSQVQGLQSEVSKYKECTGKYKADLETLSSKTMELESTCSAQSEQIRQLNEELGAAQRKLQLSDLSAMETRSEFEENKSLILELKSRLADADIKIVEGEKIRKKMHNTILELKGNIRVFCRVRPLLSDDGVDDAKVVSFPTSMEAQGRGIDLSQNGQKHSFTFDKVFVPDNSQEDVFLEISQLVQSALDGYKVCIFAYGQTGSGKTYTMMGKPGLLDQKGLIPRSLEQVFQTKQMLEAQGWKYEMQVSMLEIYNEAIRDLLSTNKSTFDASRVETAGKQYAIKHDANGNTSVSDLTIFDVCSSREVSYLLERAAQSRSVGKTQMNEQSSRSHFVFTLRIVGVNESTDQQVQGVLNLIDLAGSERLSKSGSTGDRLKETQAINKSLSALSDVIFALAKKEEHVPFRNSKLTYLLQPCLGGDSKTLMFVNVSPDPASVGESLCSLRFAARVNACEIGIPRRQTNLRSSDSRLSIG
- the LOC131007775 gene encoding kinesin-like protein KIN-14N isoform X2 encodes the protein MPPNTGPRTQTRQAFSIVNGGQDLPPLSGPPSNSGSDCGAIEFSKDDVDALLNEKLKKNLNYREKNDKMVDLIKRLKQCIKSFQQREANYVEEQETSKKLLELTEKKCSDSELMMKAKEDELNSIIMELRKNLEALQSKFAKEEVDRLEALDSLARERDLRVAAEKLQASLSEDLRRSQLDNDSANHKIQSLNDTYRRLQEFNTSLHQWNTRLQSDLETTNTTLKRVQEEKAAVVENLSTLRGHYTSLQEQLILSRASQDEAIKKKESLGSEVSSLRGDLQQVREDRDRQLSQVQGLQSEVSKYKECTGKYKADLETLSSKTMELESTCSAQSEQIRQLNEELGAAQRKLQLSDLSAMETRSEFEENKSLILELKSRLADADIKIVEGEKIRKKMHNTILELKGNIRVFCRVRPLLSDDGVDDAKVVSFPTSMEAQGRGIDLSQNGQKHSFTFDKVFVPDNSQEDVFLEISQLVQSALDGYKVCIFAYGQTGSGKTYTMMGKPGLLDQKGLIPRSLEQVFQTKQMLEAQGWKYEMQVSMLEIYNEAIRDLLSTNKSTFDASRVETAGKQYAIKHDANGNTSVSDLTIFDVCSSREVSYLLERAAQSRSVGKTQMNEQSSRSHFVFTLRIVGVNESTDQQVQGVLNLIDLAGSERLSKSGSTGDRLKETQAINKSLSALSDVIFALAKKEEHVPFRNSKLTYLLQPCLGGDSKTLMFVNVSPDPASVGESLCSLRFAARVNACEIGIPRRQTNLRSSDSRLSIG